A stretch of the Bacillus anthracis str. Vollum genome encodes the following:
- a CDS encoding DUF3870 domain-containing protein, whose product MTEKFKSYFVAFVLVKETGEIVDADCSATIALTSQFVKYLFLHKNINDPALVMEIKDRYFGSSQKALLVALKDAQKKYNQIAALSTHS is encoded by the coding sequence ATTACCGAAAAGTTTAAAAGCTATTTTGTAGCGTTTGTACTTGTTAAGGAGACTGGGGAAATTGTAGATGCAGATTGCTCAGCGACAATTGCATTAACATCACAGTTTGTTAAATATTTATTTCTACATAAAAATATTAATGACCCAGCGTTAGTAATGGAAATAAAAGATCGTTATTTCGGTTCTTCTCAAAAGGCACTACTTGTAGCATTAAAAGATGCACAGAAAAAATATAACCAAATCGCTGCTTTGTCTACACATTCATAG
- the dltD gene encoding D-alanyl-lipoteichoic acid biosynthesis protein DltD, producing MKMKHAFGPIILACVLFFIIILIPSKSLVSLISDKKVEDAATSLQKEKLQSVFLQQKMLENSQYLPMYGSSEFLRMDAYHPSNYFKVNPAGFTPYLIGIGGTQSLAHILNMTSTMDELEGKKVVFVLSPQWFTKTGVSQGDFTNNFSKQQAYHFIFNDKINVEMKKQIAKRLLDYKVVQEDDILKNSLEGIVYNDTKHNIKAGLVKPLAYMHRNILDHRDLFNSIFKIEPMKEKTNVGLRSISWVDARKHAEEEGKAESTTNTFGIENPYYYKHNLKKKLKGLKNFRANESYEESPEYDDLQIVLNIFKEKNVKPLFISVPVNGPWYDYAGFPKERREVYYKKVREQVEKAGYPVVDFSGHEYDKYFLKDTIHLGWKGWIYFDEAVQNFYTEK from the coding sequence ATGAAAATGAAGCATGCTTTTGGTCCGATAATTTTAGCGTGTGTACTTTTTTTCATTATCATACTCATTCCATCGAAAAGCTTAGTATCACTTATTAGTGATAAGAAAGTAGAAGATGCGGCAACTTCCTTACAAAAAGAAAAATTACAAAGTGTATTCTTGCAACAGAAAATGTTAGAGAATTCTCAGTATTTACCGATGTACGGTTCATCTGAATTTTTACGAATGGATGCATATCATCCATCTAATTACTTCAAGGTGAATCCCGCAGGTTTTACGCCATATTTAATCGGAATTGGCGGTACACAAAGTTTAGCTCATATATTAAATATGACGTCTACTATGGATGAGTTAGAAGGTAAAAAAGTAGTCTTTGTTTTATCGCCACAATGGTTTACAAAGACTGGGGTTTCGCAGGGGGATTTTACGAACAATTTCTCCAAACAACAGGCATATCATTTTATTTTTAATGATAAAATAAATGTAGAAATGAAGAAGCAAATTGCGAAACGACTATTAGATTATAAAGTTGTTCAAGAAGATGATATTTTAAAAAATTCATTAGAAGGTATTGTATATAATGATACGAAACATAACATAAAAGCGGGTTTAGTTAAACCACTTGCTTATATGCATCGAAATATTTTAGATCATAGAGATTTATTTAACTCTATATTTAAGATTGAGCCGATGAAAGAAAAAACAAATGTGGGACTTCGTTCAATTTCATGGGTAGATGCACGTAAACATGCGGAAGAAGAAGGGAAAGCGGAATCTACTACAAACACATTTGGCATTGAAAATCCGTATTACTATAAACATAATTTAAAGAAAAAATTAAAAGGTTTAAAAAACTTTAGAGCAAATGAATCGTATGAAGAATCACCTGAATATGATGACTTACAAATTGTTTTAAATATTTTTAAAGAGAAAAATGTCAAGCCACTATTCATTTCTGTACCTGTAAACGGACCATGGTATGATTATGCTGGCTTCCCTAAAGAACGCCGTGAAGTATATTATAAAAAAGTTCGGGAACAAGTTGAGAAAGCAGGGTATCCAGTAGTCGATTTCTCTGGCCATGAATATGATAAGTATTTCTTAAAAGATACAATTCATTTAGGGTGGAAAGGCTGGATTTACTTTGATGAAGCAGTGCAAAACTTTTATACTGAAAAATAA
- a CDS encoding FtsB family cell division protein — protein MRKLKRINVPNIQEQLSQSNENQAINKKKLRRFIFMFIFIAAATLYVQFILTKQQEIIVEKKDTITNQKKQLVSLKKDEASLKTNIENLTDDEEEILKFARKEYQFSKSNETIFVLPK, from the coding sequence ATGAGGAAACTCAAGCGAATAAATGTTCCTAATATACAAGAACAACTATCACAGTCTAATGAGAATCAAGCAATTAATAAGAAAAAACTAAGGCGATTTATATTCATGTTTATATTTATTGCGGCGGCTACTTTGTACGTTCAATTTATTTTAACGAAACAACAAGAAATAATTGTAGAAAAAAAAGATACAATTACGAATCAAAAAAAACAATTGGTTTCTTTAAAGAAAGATGAGGCTTCTTTAAAGACTAACATAGAAAATTTAACAGATGATGAGGAAGAAATTTTGAAATTTGCGAGAAAAGAATATCAATTTTCTAAGTCAAATGAAACTATATTTGTGTTGCCGAAGTAG
- a CDS encoding NAD(P)/FAD-dependent oxidoreductase, which produces MNDVIIIGAGPAGLSASISCARFGLNVLVIDEFMKPGGRLLGQLHQEPSGEWWNGIEESKRLQEEAKSLSVHIRCGISVYNLDKDESCWFVHTNIGTLEAPFVLLATGAAEYSIPLPDWTLPGVMSIGAAQVMTNVHRVQVGEKGIIIGANILSFAILNELQLAGIKVEHIVLPEKSELSQKAGEPEVVLNSLLNAAHLAPSAFLRIGSHFMKYDWIRKAGLTFYPNSGMKINDTPLHLRKAALEIIGTDQVEGVRVANIDTKGNIITGSEQIYEADFVCIAGGLYPLAELAAVAGCPFRYIPELGGHVPLHSETMETPLTGLFVAGNITGIESGKIAMAQGTVAGYSIVKQANKKSHSVEQQLQQAIQHVHAVRQEAAIQFNQGVDVGRRKMNEIWRDYSLAFAHTKKSC; this is translated from the coding sequence ATGAATGATGTCATAATTATCGGAGCTGGACCAGCGGGTTTATCAGCCTCTATCTCTTGTGCTCGTTTTGGACTAAATGTACTTGTTATTGATGAATTTATGAAGCCTGGCGGGAGATTGTTAGGACAATTACATCAAGAGCCTTCTGGAGAATGGTGGAACGGAATAGAAGAATCGAAGCGACTTCAAGAAGAAGCAAAATCACTTTCAGTTCATATTCGATGTGGTATTTCCGTCTATAATTTAGATAAAGATGAAAGTTGTTGGTTCGTACATACGAATATCGGTACGTTAGAAGCACCGTTCGTTTTACTTGCTACTGGCGCTGCTGAGTACTCCATTCCCCTTCCCGATTGGACACTTCCAGGAGTCATGTCAATCGGGGCAGCCCAAGTAATGACAAATGTTCATCGCGTTCAAGTTGGGGAAAAAGGAATCATTATTGGTGCTAACATTTTGTCATTCGCTATTTTGAATGAATTACAATTAGCAGGCATCAAAGTTGAACATATCGTACTTCCTGAAAAAAGTGAATTAAGTCAAAAGGCTGGAGAACCAGAAGTAGTTTTAAACTCTCTTTTAAATGCGGCTCATCTCGCTCCTTCTGCTTTTCTACGCATAGGTAGCCATTTTATGAAATATGACTGGATTCGAAAAGCCGGATTAACCTTCTATCCAAACAGCGGAATGAAAATAAACGATACACCTCTTCACCTTCGAAAAGCAGCGCTTGAAATTATCGGAACAGATCAAGTTGAAGGTGTACGCGTTGCTAATATTGATACGAAAGGAAACATCATCACTGGATCGGAACAAATATATGAGGCAGACTTCGTTTGTATTGCAGGTGGCTTATATCCTCTTGCTGAACTAGCCGCTGTAGCCGGCTGTCCTTTCCGTTACATTCCGGAATTAGGTGGGCACGTTCCTCTCCATTCTGAAACAATGGAAACCCCTCTTACTGGTTTATTTGTAGCCGGCAATATAACTGGTATTGAAAGTGGGAAAATTGCAATGGCACAAGGTACTGTTGCTGGATATTCAATTGTAAAACAGGCAAATAAAAAATCCCATTCAGTTGAACAACAATTGCAACAAGCAATCCAACATGTACATGCCGTACGTCAAGAAGCTGCCATTCAATTTAACCAGGGTGTTGATGTCGGTAGAAGGAAGATGAATGAAATTTGGCGTGATTATTCCCTTGCATTTGCACATACTAAAAAGAGCTGTTGA
- a CDS encoding C40 family peptidase translates to MKKVGTAFLTTLFIFSSFTSANAEEKKDSKAFIDVSAATLWTTPDSLRPIDAPSATNPVDLWKWTKSMTLDEKLWLTSANKLETQALLGQEVTVVDKKGDWVKVLVHGQPTPRNEEGYPGWMPEKQLTYNQEFADKTNEPFVLVTKPTAILYINPSEKHKSLEVSYNTRLPLLSEDTISYRVLLPNGQKAWLRKNDGTVYRSQNDIPIPAADDLINTGKMFLGLPYIWAGTSGFGFDCSGFTHTIYKSHGITIPRDSGPQSRNGVAVDKENLQKGDLIFFTHDQGKGSVHHVGMYIGDGNMIHSPRAERSVEIIPLNTPGYIEEYAGARRYLP, encoded by the coding sequence ATGAAAAAAGTAGGAACTGCATTTTTAACAACTTTATTTATATTTTCATCGTTTACATCAGCAAATGCTGAAGAAAAGAAAGATAGTAAGGCGTTTATCGATGTATCTGCCGCAACACTTTGGACCACGCCTGATTCATTACGGCCAATTGATGCACCAAGTGCTACAAATCCAGTTGATTTGTGGAAGTGGACGAAATCGATGACGCTCGATGAGAAACTTTGGTTAACAAGTGCAAATAAATTAGAAACGCAAGCGTTATTAGGCCAAGAAGTAACAGTTGTAGATAAAAAAGGGGATTGGGTGAAAGTGTTAGTCCATGGTCAGCCAACACCTCGAAATGAAGAAGGCTACCCAGGATGGATGCCTGAAAAACAGTTAACATATAATCAAGAATTTGCAGATAAAACAAATGAACCTTTCGTGTTAGTAACGAAACCGACAGCCATTTTATATATAAATCCTTCTGAAAAACATAAATCGCTTGAAGTGAGCTATAATACGCGACTGCCGCTACTTAGTGAAGATACGATTTCATACCGCGTGTTGCTACCAAATGGGCAGAAAGCTTGGCTACGAAAAAATGATGGAACGGTTTACCGTTCTCAAAATGATATTCCAATCCCGGCGGCCGATGATTTAATAAACACAGGGAAAATGTTTTTAGGATTACCTTACATTTGGGCTGGTACAAGCGGCTTCGGATTTGATTGCTCTGGATTTACACATACGATTTATAAATCGCACGGTATTACAATTCCGCGAGATTCTGGTCCGCAATCGAGAAATGGAGTTGCAGTGGATAAAGAAAATTTACAAAAAGGAGATTTAATCTTCTTTACACATGATCAAGGGAAAGGTAGTGTCCATCATGTGGGAATGTATATTGGTGACGGAAATATGATTCACTCACCAAGAGCTGAAAGATCAGTAGAGATTATACCGTTAAATACACCTGGATATATAGAAGAATACGCTGGTGCTCGTCGTTACTTACCTTAA
- a CDS encoding dipeptide epimerase, whose product MNKMKITDVKVNRRRVNLHTPFKTALRTVTEIESIDVYIHTDEGIVGKGAGAATPVITGDFANGIEEAILGPMRSSLIGQDIIQFQQLLQHIQMSCIGNPSAKAAVDIALYDVYCQYHNIPLYALLGGKKEIHTDITLSVDEPFIMAKEAKQHVEKGFQTLKIKVGKSAHLDLERIEAIRNSVPKNTTLRLDANQGWNPKEAVSIIKEMENRNLNIEFIEQPVHAKDWDGLKYVKDHVQTPIMADESIFSASDALKIVQGRYVDLINIKLMKCSGIREAWRIADIAEAAGVKCMVGSMMESSLSVSAVAHLAAAHPNIHYFDLDAPLWLMEEPEGMTYSGSKVNLQSTVNSKS is encoded by the coding sequence ATGAACAAAATGAAAATTACCGATGTAAAAGTAAATCGTAGACGTGTAAATCTTCATACACCGTTTAAAACCGCGCTTCGTACCGTAACCGAAATAGAAAGTATAGATGTATATATTCATACAGATGAAGGAATTGTCGGTAAGGGAGCTGGAGCTGCAACGCCGGTTATTACGGGTGATTTCGCTAACGGGATTGAAGAAGCAATTTTAGGGCCGATGCGTTCAAGTTTAATTGGTCAAGATATCATTCAATTTCAGCAGTTACTGCAGCACATTCAAATGAGTTGCATTGGAAATCCAAGTGCGAAAGCAGCGGTAGATATCGCATTATATGATGTGTATTGTCAATATCATAACATTCCACTTTACGCATTATTAGGCGGGAAGAAAGAAATTCATACAGATATTACGTTGAGTGTAGATGAGCCTTTCATTATGGCGAAAGAGGCAAAGCAACATGTAGAAAAAGGATTTCAAACTTTAAAAATTAAAGTGGGGAAATCTGCACACTTAGACTTAGAACGTATTGAAGCGATTCGAAATAGCGTACCAAAAAATACGACGTTACGATTAGATGCAAATCAAGGGTGGAATCCAAAAGAGGCAGTTTCTATCATTAAAGAGATGGAAAATCGCAATTTAAATATTGAATTTATTGAACAACCTGTTCATGCGAAAGATTGGGATGGATTAAAGTACGTCAAAGATCATGTACAAACACCTATTATGGCAGATGAAAGCATATTTTCAGCGAGTGATGCATTAAAAATTGTGCAAGGAAGATATGTAGACTTAATCAATATTAAATTAATGAAATGTAGTGGCATTCGCGAAGCGTGGCGTATTGCCGATATCGCAGAAGCAGCTGGTGTGAAATGTATGGTAGGAAGCATGATGGAATCTTCTCTTTCTGTTAGTGCTGTTGCACATTTAGCTGCTGCACATCCTAATATTCATTACTTCGATCTTGATGCGCCACTTTGGTTAATGGAAGAACCGGAAGGAATGACTTATTCTGGATCAAAGGTAAACCTTCAATCGACAGTGAATAGTAAATCTTAG
- a CDS encoding GNAT family N-acetyltransferase encodes MFEEKKVIHTKRLFMRKPLIEDVEQFYSILKEEAIGKWLAKSSGMSKEEAKDYVIQLISHWEQYDFGVWLLVNRNTGELLGHCGLRKIDETGEIEIMYLLDPEYWGNGYASEAAKASIQYAKEMMNVKRIIARVKVANENSKKLLRNLGFTYTHDVDHSGRLLSYFELQTSLDKL; translated from the coding sequence ATGTTTGAAGAAAAGAAAGTAATACATACAAAAAGGTTATTTATGAGAAAGCCGCTTATAGAAGATGTTGAACAATTTTATAGCATATTAAAGGAAGAAGCTATTGGCAAATGGCTTGCTAAATCAAGTGGAATGTCAAAGGAAGAAGCAAAAGACTATGTTATACAACTAATATCACATTGGGAACAGTATGATTTCGGGGTATGGTTGTTAGTTAATAGAAATACAGGAGAGCTTTTAGGACATTGTGGTTTAAGAAAAATAGATGAAACAGGTGAAATAGAAATTATGTATTTACTTGATCCGGAGTATTGGGGAAATGGATATGCATCAGAAGCAGCAAAGGCGTCCATTCAATATGCAAAAGAGATGATGAATGTAAAAAGAATAATTGCTAGAGTAAAAGTAGCAAATGAGAATTCGAAAAAACTTTTACGAAATTTAGGTTTCACATATACTCATGATGTTGATCATAGTGGCCGTTTATTATCGTACTTTGAACTCCAGACATCATTAGATAAATTATAG
- a CDS encoding class I SAM-dependent methyltransferase: MFSFYSSLCTELYDYTKPVGYSLNGDIEYYEKCLKNCRGRILEAAVGSGRVIIPLIEAGFTVDGIDYSPEMLESCRIRCKERGLHPNLYEGSLQKFSLPHKYEAIIIPTGSFCLIENREDSINALKCFYEHLNPGGRLIVDIMLPYDWKTGEIHTSTFSLPNGDGITLENKSIEIDWLNQTTLSYLKYEKWSKGQLVQTELQRFAVRWYGIEEFKLLLESIGFSNITCSADYVFEKKPSKANQMFTFEAVRKEK; encoded by the coding sequence ATGTTTAGTTTTTATAGTTCACTTTGCACGGAACTTTATGATTACACAAAGCCTGTCGGTTATTCTTTAAATGGTGATATTGAGTATTACGAAAAATGTTTGAAAAATTGTAGAGGTAGAATTCTCGAAGCAGCAGTAGGATCAGGGCGTGTCATCATCCCGCTTATTGAGGCTGGTTTTACAGTAGATGGGATTGACTATTCACCTGAAATGCTAGAATCGTGCCGTATAAGATGCAAAGAGAGAGGCTTACACCCTAATTTATATGAAGGAAGCTTACAAAAATTTTCACTTCCGCATAAATATGAGGCAATTATCATTCCTACTGGTTCTTTTTGCTTAATTGAAAATCGAGAGGATTCTATAAATGCATTGAAATGTTTTTATGAACATCTTAATCCAGGCGGACGATTAATCGTAGATATTATGCTTCCGTATGACTGGAAGACGGGGGAGATTCATACATCGACTTTTTCTTTGCCAAATGGAGACGGAATTACATTAGAAAATAAATCAATTGAAATAGATTGGCTGAATCAAACTACTCTATCATATTTAAAATATGAAAAATGGAGTAAAGGGCAGTTAGTACAAACGGAATTGCAACGCTTTGCGGTGCGTTGGTATGGAATAGAAGAGTTTAAACTTCTTTTAGAAAGTATTGGTTTCTCTAATATTACTTGCTCTGCTGACTATGTTTTTGAAAAAAAACCGTCAAAGGCAAATCAAATGTTTACTTTTGAAGCAGTACGAAAAGAAAAATAA
- a CDS encoding peptide ABC transporter substrate-binding protein codes for MKKFVRYSLFSTLFVSSILVGCAKEKTTTKPKDEKKVLQLLETGEIPSLHSGKVTDAVSFNVLNNVMEGLFRLSKNDEVIEAGAQKYEVSKDGKTYTFHLRDAKWSNGDPVTAQDYVYAWKQLINPDTASQYAYIAYDVKNAEKINKKQLGLDELGVKAKDDKTFVVELEHPVPYFTKLLILPSFYPINEKYAKEQGDKYGLEANKAVYNGPFTLSDWKHEASFTMKKNDKYWDKKEVKLDEVNYQIVKEISTAVNLYETDKVDRAVISTEFVDKYKNNKELKQYTDPVMYFFRFNENVPILKNKNARLALSTVFDKKGLATSFLNDGSVAANYYVPKGFLKGPDKKDFRSTAGEFNKTDVKQAKEYWEKAKQETGTNEVTLELLNYDLENFKKVGEYIKEQLEKNLPGLKVNVKLQPHTQKLALEKKKEYEMSLSRWLPDYPDPMTYLEVFLSGSSVNNTEYANPEYDALIKKIKTELGNDEKARWKALQDAEKMLLDDAVIAPVFQRGLSYLQKPYVKDLYVHQFGPATSLKWADVQK; via the coding sequence ATGAAAAAATTTGTTCGCTACTCATTATTTAGTACTCTATTCGTTTCTTCGATTTTAGTTGGCTGCGCAAAAGAAAAAACAACGACAAAGCCGAAAGATGAGAAGAAAGTATTACAGTTACTAGAAACGGGTGAAATTCCATCGTTACATTCAGGGAAAGTAACAGATGCAGTATCATTTAACGTTTTAAATAACGTAATGGAAGGATTATTCCGTTTATCGAAAAATGATGAAGTGATTGAGGCTGGAGCACAAAAATATGAAGTGAGTAAAGATGGAAAAACATATACATTCCATTTGCGTGATGCGAAATGGTCTAACGGAGATCCAGTAACAGCGCAAGATTACGTATATGCTTGGAAGCAGCTTATTAACCCGGATACAGCTTCTCAATATGCATACATTGCGTACGATGTGAAAAATGCAGAGAAAATAAATAAGAAACAACTAGGGTTAGATGAATTAGGAGTAAAAGCAAAGGATGATAAAACGTTCGTTGTAGAGTTAGAACATCCTGTACCATATTTTACGAAACTACTTATTTTACCGTCCTTCTATCCAATTAACGAGAAATATGCGAAGGAGCAAGGTGATAAATATGGATTAGAAGCAAATAAAGCGGTATATAATGGGCCATTTACATTATCTGATTGGAAGCATGAAGCTAGTTTTACGATGAAGAAAAACGATAAGTATTGGGATAAAAAAGAAGTGAAGCTAGATGAAGTAAACTATCAAATTGTTAAAGAAATTTCAACTGCGGTAAATTTATATGAAACAGATAAAGTTGATAGAGCTGTCATTTCAACTGAATTCGTAGATAAATATAAAAATAATAAAGAGCTTAAACAATATACAGATCCGGTTATGTACTTCTTCCGATTCAATGAAAATGTACCGATTCTTAAAAATAAAAATGCACGTCTTGCACTAAGTACAGTGTTTGATAAGAAAGGACTTGCGACTTCATTTTTAAATGATGGTTCGGTCGCTGCAAACTATTACGTACCAAAAGGATTTTTAAAGGGTCCAGATAAAAAAGATTTTAGAAGTACGGCAGGTGAATTTAATAAAACTGATGTAAAACAGGCGAAAGAATATTGGGAAAAGGCGAAGCAAGAGACTGGTACAAATGAAGTGACGCTTGAGTTATTAAACTATGATTTAGAAAACTTCAAAAAAGTAGGAGAATATATTAAAGAGCAGCTTGAGAAAAACTTACCGGGCTTAAAGGTAAATGTGAAATTACAACCACACACGCAAAAATTAGCGCTAGAGAAGAAGAAAGAATATGAAATGTCGTTATCACGCTGGTTACCAGATTATCCAGATCCAATGACATACTTAGAAGTATTCCTTTCTGGAAGTAGTGTGAACAATACAGAATATGCAAATCCGGAATATGATGCGTTAATTAAGAAGATTAAAACCGAATTAGGTAATGATGAAAAGGCTCGCTGGAAAGCACTACAAGATGCTGAAAAAATGCTACTTGATGATGCAGTTATTGCTCCAGTATTCCAGCGCGGATTATCTTACTTACAAAAACCATACGTGAAAGATTTATATGTACATCAATTTGGTCCAGCTACAAGTTTAAAATGGGCAGATGTACAAAAATAA
- a CDS encoding YxcD family protein, which translates to METIKISEQELINALCVYIAEKRQVGPEEVLVELMYDDDYGFSAEVEVNGRQQILIQANLIEALRLLLDREYNVNSFAARLQLELDDEEGIYALAKFNNSDE; encoded by the coding sequence ATGGAAACGATAAAAATTTCTGAACAAGAACTGATCAATGCCCTTTGCGTATATATCGCTGAAAAAAGACAAGTTGGTCCAGAAGAAGTTTTAGTTGAACTTATGTACGACGATGACTATGGTTTCTCTGCTGAAGTAGAGGTAAATGGTCGCCAGCAAATTTTAATTCAAGCGAACTTAATCGAAGCACTACGCTTATTGCTTGACAGAGAATATAATGTCAATTCATTTGCGGCAAGATTACAACTTGAATTAGATGATGAAGAAGGCATTTACGCATTGGCGAAATTTAATAACTCAGATGAGTAG
- a CDS encoding DedA family protein: MVSSFIHSVLTFFEGLGYWGIMLGLMIEIIPSEIVLAYAGYLVFNGSISFLGAVVFGTIGGVIAQIFIYWIGRYGGRPILERYGKYIFIHKKQIDAAEDWFNRYGTGVIFTARFIPVVRHAISIPAGITKMSFLRFTTLTALAIIPWSIIFIYLGEKLGENWENINDIAGPYVKSFAIGGVILIFLYFVIKKWTKNVKILRKNI; this comes from the coding sequence ATGGTAAGTAGTTTTATTCACTCAGTATTAACATTTTTTGAAGGGCTAGGTTATTGGGGCATTATGCTTGGACTTATGATTGAGATTATTCCAAGTGAGATTGTCCTTGCTTATGCGGGATACTTAGTATTCAATGGTAGTATCTCATTTTTAGGCGCAGTTGTGTTTGGTACAATTGGTGGTGTTATTGCTCAAATCTTTATTTATTGGATTGGCCGATACGGCGGACGCCCTATATTAGAACGTTATGGAAAATATATTTTCATACATAAAAAACAAATAGATGCTGCAGAAGATTGGTTTAATCGTTACGGAACTGGCGTCATTTTTACAGCACGCTTCATTCCAGTAGTGCGTCATGCGATTTCAATTCCTGCTGGTATTACAAAAATGTCATTCCTACGTTTCACTACGTTAACAGCACTCGCAATCATCCCTTGGTCTATCATTTTCATTTACTTAGGTGAAAAACTAGGTGAAAATTGGGAGAATATTAATGATATCGCTGGACCATATGTGAAATCATTCGCAATTGGTGGCGTCATACTTATTTTTTTATACTTCGTTATAAAAAAATGGACAAAAAACGTAAAAATCTTGCGTAAAAATATATAA
- a CDS encoding DUF1836 domain-containing protein — METFHLTRNEMATLLLSLRGWNTKKPLGILQEAWAKSHKKDIESGQSVTAFITTALSPIFEKLIKIEDTDVGFSLNEIVALGNQIENTSFSVTAMQNWVKRDIKEMIGSPQKGKKYSIEQAALLFIVEDLKTALDFESIRKLLRLIVNDPADRSDDLINPVHLYGAYSSLFEELNQGNCLQLNATDTVHTIENIVKEKADKIASKFDQINNEQREAIRNAIIIATLSVHTAYVQMLAKRYVTATLFLQNLDVKP; from the coding sequence ATGGAAACATTTCATCTCACACGAAACGAAATGGCTACTCTTCTTCTATCACTAAGAGGATGGAATACGAAAAAGCCTCTCGGTATTTTACAAGAAGCTTGGGCAAAGTCACATAAAAAAGATATTGAAAGCGGACAAAGCGTTACTGCTTTTATTACTACCGCACTTTCACCTATTTTCGAAAAACTAATTAAGATTGAAGATACGGACGTTGGTTTTTCATTAAATGAAATAGTTGCGCTTGGAAATCAAATTGAAAATACAAGTTTCTCAGTAACAGCCATGCAGAACTGGGTGAAACGAGATATAAAAGAAATGATTGGCTCTCCTCAAAAAGGAAAAAAATATTCAATTGAACAAGCAGCCTTACTATTCATTGTTGAAGATTTAAAAACAGCACTTGATTTTGAATCTATTCGTAAGCTATTACGCCTTATCGTAAATGACCCAGCTGATCGAAGTGATGACTTAATCAATCCTGTTCATTTATATGGAGCTTACTCTTCTCTATTTGAAGAACTCAATCAGGGGAATTGCTTACAATTAAATGCAACAGATACAGTTCATACAATTGAAAACATCGTAAAAGAAAAAGCTGATAAAATCGCAAGCAAGTTCGATCAAATTAATAATGAACAACGCGAAGCAATTCGTAACGCCATTATTATCGCCACACTCTCTGTGCATACCGCTTATGTACAAATGTTAGCGAAACGTTACGTAACAGCAACTTTATTTTTACAGAATTTAGATGTGAAGCCGTAA